A window of the Lactuca sativa cultivar Salinas chromosome 5, Lsat_Salinas_v11, whole genome shotgun sequence genome harbors these coding sequences:
- the LOC111895017 gene encoding protein root UVB sensitive 1, chloroplastic produces the protein MLLSPAPPPPSITKPPMLLLSPRPTFLYTATSATKIPTLRQPWKPLPIPSHFPTSRKPPQKLLPIVPYFPIVAGSTGGGSSGGGGLSNWWGRWSGDGDDDDNNENENEDENSHLKRVLFYVLLSSLCFAFLFQSASRAYAIASGTENSTTDEEVIWEVKGGKRTKLIPDHFRDVFVVPPVTWAWWPSPSSSKASSTLSFGDIIPNMWVQCRELFMRLMLPEGFPNSVTSDYLEYSLWRGVQGIAAQVSGVLATQSLLYAVGLGKGAIPTAAAVNWVLKDGIGYLSKIFLSKFGRHFDVNPKGWRLFADFMENAAFGMEILTPAFPHLFVPIGAAAGAGRSAAALIQAATRSCFYAGFAAQRNFAEVIAKGEAQGMVSKSIGIMLGIALANCIQSSTPLALATFGVVTGVHMFCNLKSYQSIQLRTLNPYRASLVFGEYLLSGLIPSVKEVNDEEPFFPAFPLLSLKPAGKAEEHRVLSSEAKDAAATIEQRLVLGSKLSDIVKNRADAHSLLHLYTNQGYILTHHHGKFCVILKDICTPQDMLKSMFHVSYLYWLEKNVGLKSITTNDDCTPGGLLQISLEYVEREFNHAKHDGEVAGWVTDSLVARPLPHRIRVHS, from the exons ATGCTTCTCTCGCCGGCGCCGCCACCACCATCGATCACTAAACCACCGATGCTTCTCCTCTCACCACGTCCAACTTTCCTGTACACCGCCACTTCCGCGACCAAAATCCCAACCCTTCGTCAGCCATGGAAACCATTACCCATCCCTTCGCATTTCCCCACTTCACGAAAACCCCCACAGAAATTACTCCCAATTGTACCCTATTTTCCCATCGTCGCTGGAAGTACCGGTGGCGGTTCTAGTGGCGGCGGCGGTTTAAGTAATTGGTGGGGGCGGTGGTCTGGGGATGGTGATGACGATGATAACAACGAAAATGAAAATGAAGATGAAAATTCACATCTAAAGCGTGTTCTCTTCTATGTATTACTCTCTTCACTATGCTTCGCTTTCCTCTTTCAATCCGCTTCTCGAGCATACGCAATTGCTTCCGGGACTGAAAACAGTACTACCGATGAAGAAGTTATCTGGGAAGTGAAAGGAGGTAAACGAACAAAACTCATTCCAGATCATTTCAGAGACGTGTTTGTTGTTCCGCCTGTAACATGGGCTTGGTGGCCATCGCCATCATCTTCAAAAGCTTCATCGACATTGTCCTTTGGAGACATAATTCCGAATATGTGGGTTCAATGCAGGGAGCTCTTCATGCGTTTGATGCTCCCTGAAGGGTTTCCAAACAGTGTTACTAGCGATTACCTGGAGTATTCTCTCTGGAGAGGCGTTCAGGGCATCGCCGCTCAAGTTAGTGGTGTTCTTGCCACACAA TCGCTGTTATACGCTGTTGGATTGGGGAAAGGGGCGATTCCAACTGCTGCAGCTGTGAATTGGGTGCTCAAAGATGGAATTGGATACCTAAGCAAAATCTTTTTGTCAAAATTTGGGCGACATTTTGATGTGAATCCAAAGGGATGGAGATTGTTTGCTGATTTCATGGAAAACGCTGCTTTTGGTATGGAAATCTTGACTCCTGCTTTCCCTCATCTTTTTGTCCCCATTGGTGCTGCTGCTGGAGCAGGGAGATCTGCAGCTGCACTTATTCAG GCTGCTACAAGGAGCTGTTTCTATGCAGGATTTGCTGCTCAAAGGAACTTTGCTGAG GTAATTGCAAAGGGAGAAGCTCAGGGAATGGTGAGCAAATCTATTGGAATAATGCTTGGAATTGCATTAGCTAATTGCATACAATCTTCAACGCCTTTGGCTCTTGCTACTTTTGGTGTAGTAACTGGGGTCCACATGTTCTGCAATCTCAAATCTTATCAATCCATTCAACTAAGGACTTTGAATCCTTATCGTGCAA GCTTGGTTTTTGGTGAATATTTATTAAGTGGTCTTATTCCTTCGGTCAAAGAAGTCAATGATGAAGAACCCTTTTTCCCTGCTTTCCCACTTCTTAGTCTGAAGCCAGCTGGCAAA GCAGAAGAGCATAGAGTACTGTCGAGTGAAGCTAAAGATGCTGCTGCTACAATCGAGCAACGTCTAGTGCTCGGATCAAAGCTCTCAGATATTGTGAAAAACAGAGCCGATGCTCATTCATTGCTTCACTTGTATACAAACCAAGGCTACATTTTGACTCACCATCATGGCAAATTTTGT GTGATACTGAAAGATATATGTACGCCACAAGATATGCTAAAGTCAATGTTCCATGTGAGTTACCTCTACTGGTTGGAGAAAAACGTTGGTTTGAAGTCTATAACCACCAATGACGATTGTACACCTGGCGGATTGTTACAAATATCTTTAGAATATGTAGAAAGAGAATTCAATCATGCTAAACATGATGGGGAAGTTGCGGGTTGGGTAACCGATAGCCTTGTAGCTAGGCCTTTACCTCATAGAATTCGTGTACATTCTTGA